From the Desulfonispora thiosulfatigenes DSM 11270 genome, one window contains:
- a CDS encoding leucine-rich repeat protein has product MENMILLIMVFILLLTAPVWIAYIYFKKDSANAPYINKNRDRDPRYFGISFSRMIKEKWHTRDLEGYMMLSRLEKTISSEVLGSLEDVEDIVIAEEDEFHPVKKHRFLKEIYARGQVWLEGITELRAIYSDKDMMIGNNTHIFRWLDAEGTVAIFDSCQLGVSATSAIRISIGYDCSFRRLYAPEILLGQHAGKEALNNVAQRIKENNFCLEEIPDAIYRVKTSLWQYLEDEEILLGSVIATEDLQITEDTIIHGDVRGQKSIKILDRAIICGNVFAEGKIILGEFSCVLGNLFSQETIILEKGAVVGKRGRISSVVAREGIIFEGDNFVYGLVSCEHGGRTSPAKENQGEGVRQYSYLAKVEENKSLIFKNAESFVNHDPQGFRRQKEIEKVEIPEGVLFIPRSFFYECSGIRELKLPSTLAEIHDFAFKGCAQLKELSLIDLKRLRKIGTSAFEGCTRLERVILPGGFEEIGIAAFSGCTMLTEVIIEEPAASLYKIGSHAFMNCINLQNLELPAGEIEIGISAFRGCDQLDTVIKERGLEQAELINKKGLDQVELRKKKDLDQIELIKKEGGVLADGAE; this is encoded by the coding sequence ATGGAAAATATGATTTTACTGATTATGGTATTTATCCTGCTTTTGACGGCGCCAGTATGGATTGCTTATATATATTTTAAAAAGGACTCTGCAAATGCGCCGTATATTAATAAAAATAGAGACAGGGATCCCCGATATTTTGGGATTTCTTTCTCTAGAATGATTAAGGAAAAGTGGCATACACGGGACCTGGAAGGTTATATGATGCTTTCACGCCTAGAAAAAACCATTAGTTCAGAGGTGCTGGGGTCTTTAGAAGATGTGGAGGATATTGTAATTGCTGAAGAAGATGAATTCCATCCAGTAAAGAAGCATCGCTTTTTAAAGGAAATATATGCTAGGGGTCAGGTGTGGCTAGAAGGTATAACGGAGCTAAGAGCCATTTATAGTGATAAAGATATGATGATTGGAAATAATACTCACATTTTCCGGTGGTTAGATGCAGAAGGAACTGTAGCTATTTTTGATAGTTGTCAATTAGGGGTCAGTGCTACTAGTGCAATAAGGATAAGTATTGGTTATGACTGTTCTTTTCGTAGACTCTATGCACCAGAGATTCTGTTAGGTCAGCATGCTGGAAAGGAAGCTTTAAATAACGTGGCTCAGCGTATTAAGGAGAATAACTTTTGTCTAGAAGAAATTCCTGATGCGATTTATCGAGTAAAAACATCTTTATGGCAATATCTTGAAGATGAGGAAATCCTTTTAGGGTCAGTTATAGCTACTGAAGATTTGCAGATTACCGAGGATACAATTATTCATGGAGATGTAAGAGGACAAAAAAGTATTAAAATTTTAGATCGTGCTATTATTTGTGGAAATGTATTTGCAGAAGGAAAAATTATTTTGGGTGAATTTAGCTGTGTACTGGGCAATTTATTTTCGCAGGAGACAATTATCCTAGAAAAGGGCGCTGTAGTAGGGAAAAGGGGGCGGATATCCTCAGTTGTTGCCCGGGAAGGCATTATTTTTGAAGGAGATAATTTTGTTTATGGACTTGTAAGCTGTGAACATGGTGGAAGGACATCGCCAGCTAAAGAAAATCAGGGAGAAGGCGTGCGACAATATAGCTATCTAGCTAAGGTAGAAGAAAATAAAAGTCTTATCTTTAAGAATGCGGAAAGCTTTGTAAATCATGACCCTCAAGGATTTAGACGCCAAAAAGAAATTGAAAAAGTAGAAATCCCTGAAGGTGTACTCTTTATACCTCGTTCCTTTTTTTATGAATGCAGCGGAATAAGGGAACTTAAACTGCCTTCAACTTTAGCAGAAATTCATGATTTTGCTTTTAAAGGATGTGCTCAGCTAAAAGAGCTTTCTTTAATTGATTTAAAAAGGTTAAGAAAAATTGGCACTTCTGCTTTTGAAGGTTGTACTCGCCTAGAACGCGTCATCTTGCCAGGAGGATTTGAGGAAATTGGTATAGCAGCATTTTCTGGATGCACTATGTTAACAGAAGTAATTATCGAGGAACCTGCTGCAAGTCTTTATAAGATTGGAAGCCATGCTTTCATGAACTGTATAAATCTTCAAAATTTAGAACTGCCCGCAGGAGAAATTGAAATAGGAATCAGTGCATTTAGAGGGTGTGACCAGCTAGATACCGTGATTAAAGAAAGAGGTTTAGAGCAAGCAGAATTAATAAATAAAAAAGGTTTAGATCAAGTAGAATTAAGAAAGAAAAAGGATTTAGATCAAATAGAATTAATAAAGAAAGAAGGAGGTGTCTTAGCAGATGGAGCTGAATAG
- a CDS encoding DHHW family protein, with product MELNRKKLALMGLAGALILIILTSVFSLLHTYLDKTKSLKESKVSHVELVNQNPNQNQNQSQNPNQNQGLEADYKIKMEPDSITDEWIYYPERVIKRINYNEQEITTKASEINRFYEMIPGSVQKYFMLVPGRIGYEPGLTEYAKGMWQTKEKFQDLLNTSVKIVDVSESLAQHKSEYLFFRTDNAWTARGAYYGAQDFLKASNTDIIYTLADYQETWSNLYTGARKLDKEWKISHNLQDKIYHYRNTENIFWQNIVVGNKENQYVMSREPIISISRTGIDTFVGGIFSHSMLEGSGNNKKTLLLIGNFDAKVFAPWLLPYYEKIYFANSIYYQGDKDEFQKIFTEYNIKDVLILEGVYTMEKGQIYDKWS from the coding sequence ATGGAGCTGAATAGAAAAAAATTAGCCCTGATGGGTTTAGCAGGTGCCCTTATTTTAATCATTTTGACCTCTGTTTTTTCACTCCTTCATACATATCTTGATAAAACGAAATCTTTAAAGGAATCAAAGGTGAGTCACGTGGAACTTGTAAACCAAAATCCAAATCAAAACCAAAACCAAAGCCAAAATCCAAACCAAAATCAAGGTCTAGAGGCAGATTATAAAATAAAGATGGAGCCAGATAGCATTACGGATGAATGGATTTATTATCCAGAACGAGTTATTAAGCGCATTAATTATAATGAACAAGAAATAACAACAAAAGCTTCTGAAATTAATCGATTTTATGAGATGATCCCAGGGTCAGTGCAAAAGTATTTTATGTTGGTACCAGGGAGAATAGGATATGAGCCAGGTCTCACAGAATATGCAAAGGGAATGTGGCAAACAAAAGAAAAGTTTCAAGACCTTTTAAATACTAGTGTGAAAATAGTGGATGTTTCAGAAAGTTTAGCACAGCATAAATCAGAGTATCTCTTTTTTAGAACTGATAATGCTTGGACAGCTAGGGGAGCATATTATGGAGCACAAGATTTTTTAAAGGCTAGTAATACGGATATTATCTATACTTTAGCTGACTATCAGGAGACTTGGAGTAACTTATACACCGGGGCAAGAAAGTTAGATAAAGAGTGGAAGATCTCTCATAATCTCCAAGATAAAATATATCATTATAGAAATACTGAGAACATTTTTTGGCAGAATATTGTAGTAGGAAACAAAGAAAATCAGTATGTGATGTCAAGAGAGCCTATTATTTCAATTTCTCGCACGGGTATAGACACTTTTGTAGGGGGCATCTTTTCCCATTCAATGCTAGAAGGAAGTGGAAACAATAAAAAAACCTTGCTCCTAATAGGTAATTTCGATGCGAAAGTTTTTGCTCCCTGGCTGCTTCCTTATTATGAAAAGATATATTTTGCAAACAGCATTTATTATCAAGGTGATAAGGACGAATTTCAGAAAATTTTTACGGAATATAATATTAAGGATGTTCTGATTTTAGAAGGAGTATATACGATGGAAAAGGGTCAAATATACGATAAATGGTCGTAA
- a CDS encoding polyphosphate polymerase domain-containing protein — MQTVFRKEIKYIIYRSDFLRIKKHLDAVLEKDAHGGPDGYLVRSLYFDSLYDRDLNDVLDGVLEKRKIRIRIYNPEQEKAKLEYKCKSGTDGRKNGLQITREEVHKMEHMDYSFLMDRPEEIAWEIYRRLLSGAYTPKTIIEYQRLAYIYPVSDVRISFDTDIRTSGTPFGLYESAPLGIPVMMPHLGVLEVKYSGFLPTIIKELIAPLDHVAVANSKYAVSRLFV, encoded by the coding sequence ATGCAAACAGTTTTTCGAAAAGAAATCAAATATATAATTTATAGATCGGACTTTTTAAGGATTAAAAAGCATCTAGATGCAGTCTTAGAAAAGGATGCTCATGGTGGGCCTGATGGATATCTGGTGAGATCTCTTTATTTTGACTCACTCTATGATAGAGACCTAAATGATGTGTTAGATGGTGTCCTAGAAAAAAGAAAGATACGAATTCGGATATACAATCCAGAGCAAGAAAAGGCAAAGCTTGAGTATAAATGTAAAAGTGGTACTGATGGTAGAAAAAATGGATTACAAATAACTCGAGAAGAAGTGCATAAAATGGAACACATGGACTATTCATTTTTAATGGATCGACCAGAAGAAATTGCCTGGGAAATATATAGAAGACTGCTCTCAGGTGCCTACACCCCAAAGACTATTATCGAGTATCAAAGGCTAGCTTATATTTATCCTGTGAGTGATGTCCGCATATCTTTTGACACAGATATACGAACAAGCGGCACCCCATTTGGACTTTATGAATCAGCACCTTTAGGAATACCTGTTATGATGCCACATTTAGGGGTTTTAGAGGTGAAATATAGTGGGTTTCTTCCAACGATTATTAAAGAATTAATAGCACCTTTAGATCATGTAGCCGTAGCAAATAGTAAATATGCCGTTTCAAGATTATTTGTATAA
- a CDS encoding DUF4956 domain-containing protein translates to MNEFILENLTNTESLKVSVILLNNIVALAVVAFIMLTYRITYTGTAYSKKYNISLGMIAIITTMIMSVISNNLALSLGMVGALSIIRFRTAVKDVRDSAFIFWAIASGIGCGVSQYMLIAIGSFVLFVFLLIMRQISPDNRQLIIIQTIPAVQNKVEGAITEHLGKKVRLTMKNLTKETCEMVYTVSEGALEKANQIQMVDIVQKLIKIEGVHRVNVVEQLDDISR, encoded by the coding sequence ATGAACGAATTTATTCTTGAAAATTTGACTAACACAGAATCATTAAAAGTTTCGGTAATTTTACTAAATAATATTGTTGCTTTAGCGGTAGTAGCTTTTATTATGCTCACATATCGAATCACCTATACAGGAACAGCTTATAGTAAAAAATATAATATTTCTCTTGGGATGATTGCGATTATTACAACAATGATTATGAGTGTTATTAGTAATAATTTAGCACTTTCACTAGGTATGGTCGGTGCACTTTCTATTATTCGTTTTCGTACAGCAGTTAAAGATGTACGGGATTCAGCCTTTATCTTTTGGGCCATTGCTTCAGGGATTGGGTGTGGGGTAAGTCAATATATGCTCATTGCTATTGGTAGCTTTGTTTTATTTGTATTTCTTTTAATCATGCGCCAAATATCTCCCGATAATCGTCAGCTTATTATAATTCAAACTATTCCAGCTGTTCAAAATAAGGTAGAAGGAGCAATTACGGAACATTTAGGCAAAAAGGTACGCTTGACCATGAAAAACTTAACCAAGGAAACATGTGAAATGGTTTATACAGTCTCCGAGGGAGCTTTAGAAAAGGCAAATCAAATCCAGATGGTGGATATTGTCCAAAAATTGATTAAAATTGAAGGTGTGCATCGGGTAAATGTGGTGGAACAGCTAGATGACATCTCGCGTTAA
- a CDS encoding CotH kinase family protein, with amino-acid sequence MKKTIALLLFALLIIILAVNLEQIIIGIKKIDVKPPFTDKNIEYQKALEDDFTTNLPVIIIDTKKQMIDKDTKTWAKAAVLEKVPGGKSILSKPDQVMDIQINYRGASSYAYFDKRQYRIKFFKDTNSTKELNYELAGMEPDSEWVLHGPFLDRTLMRNHLIYGLAGEIMDWAPDSRFMELFVNGYYQGVYLAVEPVTSGASRLRLNTFGLVSGNTPYIVKRERIDTEIESISTYGEIAGHTSQELSIEYPASKNLTHAQRKFIENDLSTFETVLYGDKFADPEKGYAKYIDVDSFVDYVIINEATMNYDAGKFSVYAYKDLNEKLKMTVWDFNNSYNHYQWSYHKYDQFFLTDSPWFDRLLQDRQFVEKVVHRYRELRKDILSTENIHQHIDDYQMELGSAIDRNFDVWGYSFRLTLLFKKGEQEREPRNYDDAILQLKTAIESRFSFLDENIEELYKNCVN; translated from the coding sequence ATGAAAAAAACCATAGCACTTCTGCTTTTTGCCCTTTTAATTATTATCCTTGCAGTTAACTTGGAGCAAATCATTATAGGTATCAAGAAAATAGATGTAAAACCACCTTTTACGGATAAGAATATAGAATACCAAAAGGCTTTAGAAGATGACTTTACTACGAATTTGCCAGTTATTATAATTGATACAAAAAAGCAAATGATAGATAAAGATACAAAAACATGGGCAAAGGCAGCTGTTTTAGAAAAGGTGCCAGGAGGAAAAAGTATTCTCAGTAAGCCAGATCAAGTAATGGATATTCAAATAAATTATCGCGGTGCTTCCTCTTATGCCTACTTTGACAAGCGTCAATATAGAATTAAATTTTTTAAAGATACTAATAGCACAAAAGAGCTAAATTATGAATTAGCCGGAATGGAGCCTGATAGTGAGTGGGTGCTGCATGGACCTTTTTTAGATCGAACTTTAATGAGAAATCATCTAATTTATGGCCTAGCAGGAGAAATTATGGACTGGGCACCTGATTCGAGGTTTATGGAACTATTTGTTAATGGCTATTATCAAGGTGTTTATTTAGCTGTAGAACCCGTGACAAGTGGAGCATCAAGACTTCGCTTAAATACATTTGGTCTAGTATCTGGAAACACTCCCTATATTGTAAAAAGGGAGCGCATAGATACAGAAATAGAAAGCATTTCAACTTATGGAGAAATAGCAGGACATACGTCACAAGAACTTTCAATCGAATATCCAGCTAGTAAAAACTTAACCCATGCTCAAAGAAAATTTATCGAAAATGATCTAAGTACCTTTGAAACTGTGCTTTATGGAGATAAGTTTGCTGATCCAGAAAAAGGTTATGCAAAATATATTGATGTGGATTCCTTCGTGGATTATGTAATTATTAATGAAGCTACCATGAATTATGATGCAGGTAAATTTTCGGTCTACGCCTATAAAGACCTTAATGAAAAACTTAAAATGACAGTGTGGGATTTTAATAACTCGTATAATCATTATCAATGGTCTTATCATAAATATGACCAATTTTTCCTAACAGATTCCCCGTGGTTTGATCGTCTATTACAGGATCGGCAATTTGTCGAAAAGGTCGTTCACCGGTATCGTGAACTGCGCAAAGATATCTTAAGTACAGAAAATATCCATCAGCATATTGATGATTATCAGATGGAACTAGGTAGTGCCATTGATCGGAATTTTGACGTGTGGGGTTATTCTTTTAGATTAACCTTACTATTCAAAAAAGGGGAACAAGAAAGAGAGCCAAGAAATTACGACGACGCCATTTTGCAACTAAAAACTGCAATCGAATCAAGATTTTCTTTCCTTGATGAAAATATAGAGGAACTGTATAAAAATTGTGTTAATTAA
- a CDS encoding asparaginase: MTKAKVVVISTGGTIAMRYDPVKQGIVPAVTGAELVEAVPPLKDICPIEVMEYSNIPSPHMTPKIMFTLAKRVDDILAQEDVAGVVITHGTDTLEETAYMLDLVITSNKPVCLTAAMRSSAEISPDGPKNILDAVKTAYSKDAAGKGVLIVLNEEIHTARDVTKTHSANIKTFASPFWGPIGYVDNDQVIFKRLPLGVQKLNINDLVEDVHLIKLASGVDDTIIKLLVEKGVKGIVLEGLGRGNIPPGVIPGIKLAIAKNIPVVLTTRVHGGRVLDVYGYEGGGKHLKELGVILAGEISGQKARLKLMLALAQTNDPKEIAEIFVD, encoded by the coding sequence ATGACCAAAGCAAAGGTAGTAGTAATTTCCACAGGCGGAACAATTGCCATGCGTTATGATCCCGTAAAGCAAGGGATTGTTCCCGCAGTGACAGGAGCTGAATTAGTTGAAGCTGTCCCTCCACTAAAAGATATTTGCCCGATTGAAGTAATGGAGTATTCAAATATACCCAGCCCACATATGACACCGAAAATTATGTTTACACTTGCTAAAAGGGTAGATGATATTTTAGCGCAAGAAGATGTAGCAGGCGTTGTCATTACCCATGGTACAGATACCTTAGAAGAAACTGCTTATATGTTAGATTTAGTCATTACTAGTAATAAGCCGGTCTGCTTAACAGCTGCGATGAGAAGCTCAGCTGAAATTAGTCCTGATGGGCCTAAAAATATCCTGGATGCAGTTAAAACAGCCTATTCTAAAGATGCCGCGGGTAAAGGGGTTTTAATCGTATTGAATGAAGAAATACATACCGCGCGTGATGTCACAAAAACTCACTCTGCTAATATTAAAACGTTTGCCTCTCCTTTTTGGGGCCCAATTGGTTATGTAGATAATGACCAGGTTATCTTTAAGCGCTTGCCCCTTGGAGTACAAAAGCTTAACATAAATGATTTAGTAGAAGATGTGCATTTAATTAAATTAGCCTCGGGAGTAGATGATACGATTATCAAATTACTCGTAGAAAAAGGCGTAAAAGGCATTGTGCTAGAAGGTTTAGGACGGGGTAATATTCCACCTGGCGTAATCCCAGGGATAAAACTGGCAATTGCTAAAAACATTCCCGTCGTACTTACTACCAGAGTACATGGTGGGCGCGTACTTGATGTTTATGGCTATGAAGGTGGAGGAAAACATTTAAAAGAACTAGGGGTAATCCTGGCTGGTGAAATTTCCGGGCAAAAAGCGAGATTAAAATTAATGCTAGCCCTAGCACAGACAAATGATCCCAAGGAAATTGCAGAAATTTTTGTGGATTAA
- a CDS encoding MATE family efflux transporter, whose protein sequence is MRNKMVQNKPDLRNDKVLPLLFKLSLPIIMAQLVNLLYNVVDRIYIGRMANGEIAMAGVGVALPIIIIVAAFSGLIGMGGAPLVAIKMGEGDNDGAEKILSNSFVTLIIISVILTSAIILFKSKIVWLFGASTTTVGYTLDYLTIYMLGTISVQIALGMNPFINTQGFTKIGMKTVMIGAVANIILDPIFIFGLNMGVKGAALATVIAQTLSAIWVLKFLISGESKLKIRKAYLIPEFKIMKSVIALGISPFVMQSTESLVLISLNNMLMLHGGDLAVSAMTIMSSIMQMILLPVVGLSNGAQPIISYNFGARQFDRVQAAFKILVKSALCYTVVIYTLLMTLPHVFVLIFNNDPALLKIATWSIRIYFAGIFALGVQISCQMTFIALGKARISILLALLRKVILLIPLIFILPHFCENKPFGVLLAAPIADITASITTGICFAVFYKKKLSLTKEIKPEAGLTLTHSGN, encoded by the coding sequence ATGAGAAATAAAATGGTGCAAAATAAACCAGATTTAAGAAATGATAAAGTCTTACCTTTATTATTTAAATTATCGCTTCCTATAATAATGGCTCAGTTAGTTAACCTTTTATATAATGTCGTTGACAGGATATATATCGGTAGAATGGCAAATGGTGAAATTGCGATGGCTGGGGTGGGGGTAGCGCTCCCGATTATTATTATCGTAGCTGCCTTTAGTGGTCTGATTGGCATGGGGGGTGCCCCTTTGGTTGCGATTAAAATGGGTGAAGGGGATAATGATGGCGCAGAAAAGATACTCAGTAATAGTTTTGTCACTTTAATAATTATTTCGGTTATTCTGACTTCAGCGATTATTCTCTTTAAAAGTAAAATAGTCTGGCTTTTTGGAGCAAGTACCACGACCGTTGGGTATACATTAGATTATTTAACTATATACATGCTAGGAACAATTTCTGTGCAAATAGCCCTTGGCATGAACCCTTTTATCAATACGCAAGGGTTTACCAAAATAGGTATGAAGACGGTTATGATTGGTGCTGTGGCTAATATAATTCTTGATCCTATTTTTATTTTTGGCCTTAATATGGGAGTAAAGGGAGCAGCCCTTGCTACGGTTATCGCACAAACCCTTTCTGCAATTTGGGTCTTGAAATTTTTAATTAGTGGTGAAAGTAAATTAAAGATTAGAAAAGCCTATTTAATTCCTGAATTTAAAATTATGAAGTCCGTGATAGCTCTAGGGATATCGCCTTTTGTAATGCAATCCACAGAAAGCCTTGTCTTAATTTCTTTAAATAATATGTTAATGCTTCATGGCGGAGACTTAGCTGTAAGTGCGATGACTATTATGTCGAGCATTATGCAGATGATTTTACTTCCTGTAGTGGGCTTAAGTAATGGTGCCCAACCAATTATTAGCTATAATTTTGGGGCAAGACAATTTGACCGAGTGCAGGCGGCGTTTAAAATTTTAGTCAAGAGTGCACTTTGTTATACAGTTGTTATTTATACTTTATTAATGACGCTACCTCATGTATTTGTGTTGATTTTTAATAATGATCCTGCGTTACTAAAAATAGCAACGTGGAGTATTCGAATTTATTTTGCTGGCATTTTCGCTTTAGGCGTACAAATATCATGCCAAATGACCTTTATCGCCCTTGGAAAAGCGCGGATTTCTATTTTACTTGCTTTACTGCGAAAGGTAATTTTATTAATTCCGTTAATCTTTATCTTGCCCCATTTCTGTGAAAATAAACCCTTTGGAGTATTACTAGCAGCTCCAATTGCCGACATTACCGCAAGTATTACAACTGGGATTTGCTTTGCCGTATTTTATAAAAAGAAACTTTCCCTAACTAAGGAAATAAAACCTGAGGCAGGGCTTACCTTGACCCATAGCGGAAATTAA
- a CDS encoding LysM peptidoglycan-binding domain-containing protein → MQKYTVQSGDTLNSIAEKYNVTLDQLLQANPNIKDPDNIYVGLVVMIPAPEEKPPAFCPTLRMGNRGAAVRRLQIALRYSGFYYGPITGYFGSMTDDAVRRLQQARGLPVTGVVNVATWKALGVNCGYVPIPPMPPTPVFNYLVQPGDTLYSISLRFNVPIQSILMVNPEIINPNFISPGQIIRIPAR, encoded by the coding sequence ATGCAAAAGTATACTGTTCAGTCTGGTGATACTCTAAATAGCATTGCCGAGAAATATAATGTTACTTTAGATCAATTATTACAAGCTAACCCTAATATTAAAGACCCTGATAATATATATGTCGGCCTAGTTGTCATGATCCCTGCGCCAGAAGAAAAGCCACCGGCCTTTTGCCCAACTTTAAGAATGGGAAACCGTGGAGCTGCTGTTAGAAGATTACAAATTGCCTTAAGATATTCTGGTTTTTATTATGGACCAATCACCGGTTATTTTGGCTCTATGACTGATGATGCTGTGAGAAGATTACAACAGGCTAGAGGATTACCAGTTACTGGAGTGGTTAATGTTGCTACTTGGAAGGCTCTAGGAGTTAATTGCGGATATGTCCCTATCCCCCCTATGCCGCCAACACCTGTTTTTAATTATTTAGTTCAGCCTGGCGATACTCTTTATAGTATTTCTCTTAGATTTAATGTACCCATACAGAGCATACTCATGGTAAATCCAGAAATCATAAACCCTAATTTCATTAGCCCTGGACAAATAATTAGAATACCTGCTAGATAA